A window of Euwallacea fornicatus isolate EFF26 chromosome 25, ASM4011564v1, whole genome shotgun sequence contains these coding sequences:
- the LOC136346978 gene encoding adenomatous polyposis coli protein-like isoform X5: MSLPVSQYEALLAEVRGLRRKAQRVQQLARPLIGNSSQSIQYDQSSSMSDPDHLSSEDEYRLGTSKDKSLRSTAQMSVSSEPTATIRTEGQAPTESMFHGAWPNVTRVSLWNSEPASLEQSGAVAQNQRKDLGACSSVCQNDVSSVMSFASSSGGVPIDRVLCSPEQKWSSQQLEAKMDVVNRLLSMLGSQDHVDMGETLLALSSCPESCLAMRQSGCIPLLVQLVQSDKESENRKKAAQALHNLVNSQPDEKIRKREVRILKLLEDTRRYIECLKYNLEYEGDTCESLSSTQSEDGDKHPVQTVAHLMKLSFDEGHRQAICQLGGIHTLATLVECEHSLHDTATQEGHCVLMRRYACMALTNLTFGDSGNKTLLCSYRDFMRALISQLQSPSDELRQVTASVLRNLSWRADSTSKEILREVGSVTGLMKAAMLKNKENTLKSILSALWNLSAHCTENKSEICAVEGGLAFLVNMLTYKTPSKSLAIIENAGGILRNISSQIAVRDDYRGTLRDHNCLHILLEQLKSPSLTIVSNACGTLWNLSAKNAQDQDTLWQMGAPAMLRSLNHSKHKMIAMGSSAALKNLLSCKPQQSLVHKMDSTALALNLPELPTLGARKQKALMEDLNTTLSETYENIDKDSPVKFTAETSVDITTFVHGTRPKMGKSSPEQLTNAFASLNLNEPSTSYALDARHKSKIPQNYGGSSLPYVPQLSRRSNPTSFLPIKAKFSDHAYNDDTSDQPIDYSRKYSESSGTKPRNIPLEMSKSDERKYSDKKEADDFDIGYTETDLDQPTDYSLRYAEDDSDSEICSKITKQEFVQDTVKTYCTEGTPYETPFVFSNATSMSDLRNVGTIDVKTEINNEITKNVDSKDNKEIKDIEEKDRCSTEDISEIETAAVKPQKSEFSSGMMSPEKPVNYCEEGTPGYFSRVSSFGSGLDSLPTNETVIKKDAKSEENSNEASSSAQKMIRDEKVTSTPKTPNEAKVVKFEQVRAREVVNYAEQTPLMFSRSSSLASLDSVEQHSIHDDRSSIVSDFRTSSIRLTSGIVSPSELPDSPTQTVPSSPRALKQKLDFPGPSKHARQNLEHKQKPPQKSSVFEDNTTKFKEESTPIQFSTATSLSSLTIDDNEDHDSRDKTPDAKLIHQTPKVSIELTTTDEQQQEKKDNEKDTSGFDELNDDSDGDDDDILAACISDGMQSNISVPTATSASNKLPGNAYQYQHQPMKIQGNSTGIPMLRHTTPPRHESVVNTVLISEDPPKRYCTEDTPAELSRAGSHSNLSVLSIPKSKAGDFSSDESSNLSAENENILEECIQSAMPKSKKDLKETSLQSKVSATSILPRRASPPFKHSQHVHSQKASDQHVSAAQKSEESVKVASVFNYKHHPGLERINNPKQKGCDGREAKSKDGDHRETSLPPYVSIKDEVANYEVEDSPCQYSLKSSLSDLTIDGSVAGLKPFPKSPNPAAKPSSAGPSKKPSGSDNRAISNESQRIQNKQQRRESLSSLSSLASNEGDQVLLEECIYAGMPTDKQEEALLNECIQAGMHSVNRSSVPNNMKSFEGDEFLNQNQHISEGENRSKNVNVASVTGSTVVIPPQVSEQCPKISTTVAGVEEGPAPSRSGKNDTENLVSFGQPSRVQDAQRARIGTPPAADTLPDKFSHSEENLLTDQTKSGSSKSVNQFLEGSFENDFTFSNSVNCANLDHEFTRSCEESGNLVDNRMLDPDAMIESLDRFTAELVSQASHLNKEKISSQLDLPNLSNVDDNTWNDDTSQNEVTFPTMSGSAPNVITFGSEQNDGCSGADVVDAGDNHDEGISNDFSSINTSTMTESTLIAIEAARIATVFKKEAEMSQSISIAKSLDLDSVKPPSELNSLTNSTIGGHDRGTPRSPKLVSRKKSLPGSLLVKRALSNSLNHGSSRKSLNNNSIENLDGLDPPSEMQNLVDMDNSITSIASLPHEETELQPEFIINGSVEKLAPDCWPHPIFNVKQQFSIFGQNSSVTDLEMVNPPSIFNDITDMCNSLADVATDVIGTETSVFEDCLTHMAEQTFVDNSLPVDTSEFSDANSITPIQTDNSSVENTPKKTSKTANKIAMTKQRRNLARDRYKTYVVAAEKVMRESMERELLLRDCTEDNSDASTEDYRTVNDRTEPLESSTNATYTITTTKLTPKERRRLNRFRFETQVLDEATIPQHNESVENEKSKSPSGSPSPTRSKLAIRRNFQQKRLENKERFKTHTLSESSFGSPELLAASPSCEGSDIHSLVEKEANLVLKTIRDSKLLHDEMLDSETLSLVSNDEDSEQTFNVNYKTYHKSWSLKKPNVPAIVSQSHGPSLQQNGNSLEQTKSTVEVGELSSLEPRELLSLESVNSDEENCPGQTIVKPKIVKPTVTAASEASDEPENEEPPKGIRGRRKPLYSKTTSGSKVAAKTIKPARTMAASNLVKNVTSTIKSGSALKNVVIAQPHKPAAASKPPVPSQVKSSGYGLMRNSANSSNKGASNSRSSSGNNSPKSSPSHTEKGSSPLERQGTFTKDATSAPTSNAVKQPLRTPAPPSKIPSFARQIARAVTSKIPANINPPNPVGRSSTTAKALSVNRTNKTSRIYNRSTSADSRETAKKIQPSSSTQSLKGESRTPPNGVLKKTGIPSPAPRSNSNVSVASNGSAKKQVTSKIASLWKKVEENRGKQQPVQDKRVWMTPSTVQQNGVKEESNLMVSPVNES, translated from the exons AATCTATGTTTCATGGAGCTTGGCCGAACGTCACGAGAGTCAGCTTGTGGAATTCTGAGCCTGCCAGTCTGGAGCAGTCTGGTGCTGTAGCACAAAACCAAAGGAAAGACTTGGGTGCTTGTAGTTCGGTCTGTCAAAAC GATGTTTCATCCGTAATGTCTTTTGCGTCGAGCTCAGGGGGAGTACCAATAGATAGAGTTCTGTGTAGCCCCGAGCAAAAGTGGTCTTCCCAGCAGCTAGAAGCCAAAATGGACGTGGTCAATAGATTATTATCCATGTTAGGTAGCCAGGATCATGTCGATATGGGGGAAACTCTGTTGGCCCTAAGTAGTTGCCCAGAAAGTTGCCTGGCAATGAGGCAGTCCG GCTGTATTCCCTTATTAGTTCAATTGGTGCAATCGGATAAAGAAAGTGAAAATAGAAAGAAGGCGGCGCAAGCACTGCACAATCTAGTCAATTCTCAGCCGGACGAAAAAATCAGGAAAAGGGAGGTTCGAATATTGAAATTGTTGGAAGACACAAGGCGGTATATCGAATGTTTAAAGTACAACTTGGAATACGAAGGAGACACCTGTGAAAGTCTTAGTTCTACTCAATCTGAAG aTGGTGATAAACATCCTGTACAGACTGTGGCGCATCTGATGAAACTATCCTTTGATGAAGGCCACAGGCAGGCCATATGTCAACTGGGTGGCATACATACCTTAGCAACGTTAGTCGag tgCGAGCATTCTTTACACGATACCGCAACACAAGAAGGCCATTGCGTGCTCATGCGTAGATACGCATGCATGGCTCTCACAAACCTTACGTTCGGAGATAGTGGAAACAAAACGCTGTTGTGCTCCTATAGGGATTTCATGCGGGCCCTTATCTCTCAGCTTCAAAGTCCTAGTGACGAACTTAGGCAG GTCACCGCTAGTGTCTTAAGAAACTTGTCTTGGAGGGCAGATTCAACCAGTAAGGAAATTCTCAGAGAAGTGGGCAGCGTAACGGGACTAATGAAAGCCGCCATGTTGAAAAACAAGGAGAATACTCTAAAATCCATTTTGTCGGCGCTATGGAACCTGTCGGCACACTGCACTGAAAATAAATCTGAGATATGTGCTGTGGAGGGAGGACTGGCTTTTTTGGTGAACATGTTGACGTACAAAACACCATCGAAGAGTTTGGCCATTATCGAAAACGCCGGTGGTATTTTAAGGAATATTTCTAGTCAGATCGCCGTTCGGGATGATTACAG AGGAACTCTCCGCGATCACAACTGCCTTCACATCCTCCTGGAGCAACTCAAATCGCCCAGTTTAACGATAGTGTCCAATGCTTGCGGCACTCTGTGGAATCTATCGGCGAAAAACGCACAGGATCAAGACACATTGTGGCAAATGGGGGCACCGGCAATGCTGCGCAGCTTGAACCACTCTAAACACAAAATGATTGCAATGGGTTCGAGTGCCGCGCTCAAAAACTTGCTCAGTTGCAAACCACAACAGAGTTTGGTTCACAAAATGGATTCGACCGCACTTGCATTGAATTTACCAGAGCTACCAACGCTGGGGGCCAGGAAGCAAAAGGCGTTGATGGAG GATCTAAACACTACTCTCAGCGAGACATACGAAAACATTGACAAAGATTCCCCGGTGAAGTTTACCGCGGAAACCAGTGTAGATATTACAACGTTTGTGCATGGAACTCGTCCCAAAATGGGTAAAAGCAGTCCGGAGCAATTGACCAACGCATTTGCCAGTCTCAATTTGAACGAACCTTCCACTAGCTATGCTCTCGATGCGAGGCATAAATCCAAAATACCCCAGAACTATG gtGGTTCAAGTCTTCCTTATGTCCCCCAACTCTCTAGGCGTTCAAACCCGACCTCCTTTCTCCCGATAAAGGCAAAATTTTCCGATCATGCATACAATGACGACACTTCTGACCAGCCCATCGATTACAGCCGTAAATACTCGGAAAGTAGCGGGACTAAGCCGAGGAATATCCCTTTGGAAATGTCGAAAAGCGACGAGAGGAAATATAGCGATAAGAAGGAAGCAGACGACTTCGACATTGGGTACACGGAGACGGATCTTGACCAGCCCACTGACTACTCCTTGAGGTATGCCGAGGATGACTCTGATTCGGAGATTTGCAGTAAAATAACGAAGCAGGAATTTGTACAG GACACCGTGAAAACTTACTGCACCGAAGGAACGCCTTACGAGACCCCATTTGTCTTTTCCAACGCAACATCAATGTCGGATTTGAGAAATGTCGGAACGATCGATGTAAAAACCGAAATAAATAACGAAATAACCAAAAATGTCGATTCTAAAGACAACAAGGAAATTAAAGACATTGAAGAAAAGGATCGCTGTTCTACCGAAGATATTTCCGAGATAGAAACTGCTGCAGTGAAGCCGCAAAAGTCGGAATTCAGTTCCGGAATGATGTCACCGGAAAAACCGGTGAATTATTGTGAAGAAGGCACCCCCGGATATTTCTCACGTGTGAGCAGTTTTGGGTCTGGTTTGGACTCGCTGCCTACGAACGAGACTGTTATCAAAAAAGATGCGAAATCGgaagaaaattcaaacgaaGCTTCATCATCTGCACAAAAAATGATTCGAGACGAGAAGGTTACCAGTACGCCGAAAACACCAAATGAAGCCaaagttgtcaaatttgagCAGGTACGAGCGAGAGAG gtGGTGAATTATGCAGAGCAGACGCCATTGATGTTCTCTAGGTCCAGTTCTTTGGCATCTTTAGATAGTGTCGAACAGCACTCCATTCACGATGATCGGAGCTCAATAGTCTCAGATTTCAG GACAAGCTCCAT TCGACTCACTAGTGGTATAGTGTCACCGAGTGAGCTTCCAGATTCACCGACGCAAACGGTTCCTTCGAGTCCTCGggctttaaaacaaaaattggacTTTCCGGGTCCGTCGAAACACGCCAGACAAAATCTGGAACACAAACAGAAGCCTCCGCAAAAGTCGAGCGTATTTGAAGACAACACCACCAAATTCAAAGAAGAAAGTACTCCGATTCAGTTTTCAACTGCCACAAGCCTGAGTAGTCTTACTATTGATGACAATGAAGATCACGATTCGCGGGATAAA ACTCCCGATGCCAAATTGATCCATCAAACACCAAAAGTCAGCATCGAATTGACGACCACTGACGAACAACAGCaggaaaaaaaagacaatgaAAAAGACACAAGTGGATTCGACGAATTGAATGATGATTCGGATGGCGACGACGATGACATATTGGCTGCATGTATCAGTGACGGCATGCAGTCCAATAT TTCAGTTCCAACTGCCACTTCTGCATCCAACAAATTGCCAGGAAATGCGTATCAGTACCAACATCAACCCATGAAAATACAGGGTAACAGTACAGGTATTCCGATGCTAAGACATACCACCCCGCCGAGGCACGAGTCCGTTGTGAATACTGTTCTGATCTCTGAAGACCCTCCGAAGAGATATTGTACTGAAGACACGCCTGCTGAATTGAGTCGGGCAG GATCGCATTCAAATCTTAGCGTTTTGTCAATTCCAAAAAGCAAGGCTGGGGACTTTTCTTCCGACGAATCGAGTAACTTGTCAgcggaaaatgaaaatattttagaagaGTGCATTCAATCTGCCATGCCCAAATCGAAAAAAGATTTGAAAG agaCGAGTTTACAGTCGAAAGTTTCAGCAACGAGCATCTTGCCGAGGCGTGCATCGCCGCCCTTTAAACACTCCCAACATGTGCACTCGCAAAAAGCGTCCGATCAGCACGTCAGTGCGGCGCAAAAATCCGAAGAATCCGTAAAAGTGGCCTCGGTTTTCAATTATAAACACCATCCAGGTTTAGAAAGGATCAATAACCCTAAACAGAAAGGTTGCGATGGCCGAGAAGCCAAGTCGAAAGATGGAGATCATAGGGAAACATCGTTGCCCCCTTACGTTTCTATAAAGGACGAGGTGGCCAATTATGAAGTAGAGGACAGTCCCTGCCAGTACTCGCTGAAGTCAAGTTTGAGCGATTTGACCATAGATGGAAGTGTGGCCGGATTAAAACC CTTTCCAAAATCGCCGAACCCCGCGGCTAAACCAAGCAGTGCTGGTCCTAGCAAAAAGCCATCTGGGTCGG ATAATCGTGCAATTTCCAACGAATCTCAGAGGATACAGAACAAGCAGCAGCGCAGAGAGTCGCTGTCGTCTTTAAGTTCGCTGGCGTCGAACGAAGGCGATCAGGTTCTTCTAGAAGAATGCATTTATGCTGGAATGCCAACAGATAAACAGGAGGAAGCTCTGCTAAATGAGTGTATTCAAGCTGGGATGCACTCGGTCAACAGGTCATCAGTTCCAAATAATATGAAATCATTCGAAGGGGATGAATTTCTGAATCAGAATCAGCATATTTCTGAAGGTGAAAACAg gtCAAAAAACGTGAATGTTGCGTCTGTTACCGGGAGCACAGTGGTAATCCCACCACAAGTAAGCGAGCAGTGTCCCAAAATATCAACCACGGTGGCAGGCGTAGAAGAAG GTCCCGCACCAAGTCGGAGCGGCAAGAACGACACCGAGAATCTCGTCAGCTTCGGACAGCCGTCGAGAGTGCAGGACGCCCAGCGGGCGAGAATAGGGACCCCCCCGGCAGCAGATACGTTACCGGACAAATTCTCGCATTCCGAAGAGAACTTATTAACCG ATCAAACGAAGAGTGGATCTAGCAAATCCGTCAATCAGTTCTTGGAGGGCAGCTTCGAAAACGACTTTACCTTTTCGAATTCCGTCAATTGCGCCAATCTCGATCATGAATTCACGAGGAGTTGTGAGGAATCAGGCAATCTAGTGGACAACAGAATGTTGGATCCCGATGCCATGATTGAGTCTCTTGACAG GTTCACTGCGGAGCTAGTGAGCCAAGCCAGCCACCTTAACAAAGAAAAGATTAGCAGTCAATTGGACTTGCCCAACTTGTCCAATGTCGATGATAACACTTGGAACGACGACACTTCACAGAATGAGGTGACTTTCCCGACAATGTCCGGCAGCGCGCCCAACGTCATCACTTTCGGAAGTGAGCAGAATGACGGCTGTAGTGGTGCGGATGTCGTTGACGCTGGAGATAATCATGACGAAGGAATTAGTAACGATTTTTCCTCCATTAACACTTCCACCATGACTGAAAGCACCCTGATAGCAATCGAAGCTGCAAGAATTGCTACC gTATTCAAAAAGGAGGCGGAAATGTCGCAAAGTATCTCTATTGCCAAATCTCTAGATTTGGATTCAGTAAAGCCGCCATCGGAACTAAATTCGCTGACAAATAGTACGATCGGGGGGCACGATAGAGGGACTCCCAGAAGTCCGAAACTCGTGTCTAGGAAAAAGTCCCTTCCGGGAAGTTTACTGGTGAAAAGGGCGTTGAGTAATTCCTTAAACCATGGATCTAG TCGCAAAAGCTTGAACAACAACAGCATCGAAAACCTCGACGGTCTGGATCCTCCCTCGGAAATGCAGAACTTGGTGGACATGGACAATAGTATCACCAGTATAGCGAGTTTGCCCCACGAAGAGACCGAACTGCAGCCGGAATTCATCATCAATGGTTCGGTGGAGAAGTTAGCACCAGACTGTTGGCCGCATCCGATTTTTAACGTGAAGCAGCAGTTTTCTATCTTCGGTCAGAACAGTTCCGTAACTGATTTGGAAATGGTGAATCCTCCGTCGATATTCAACGACATCACGGATATGTGCAACTCGTTAGCTGACGTAGCTACTGATGTTATTGGGACGGAAACgagtgtgtttgaggactgtTTAACTCACATGGCTGAGCAGACTTTCGTCGATAATTCCCTACCg GTCGATACAAGCGAGTTCAGCGATGCTAACAGTATAACCCCCATTCAAACAGACAACAGCAGCGTAGAAAACACTCCGAAAAAAACTTCCAAAACCGCGAACAAAATCGCCATGACGAAACAGCGAAGAAACTTAGCCAGAGACCGTTATAAAACGTACGTGGTGGCTGCTGAAAAGGTCATGCGCGAGTCTATGGAACGTGAATTATTGCTACGAGACTGTACAGAAGATAATAGCGATGCTTCCACTGAGGATTACAGAACTGTGAATGACAGAACGGAACCCTTGGAGTCATCAACCAACGCCACGTACACTATTACCACGACCAAACTTACTCCTAAAGAAAGAAGAAGACTGAACAGATTCAGGTTTGAAACACAAGTGTTGGACGAGGCAACTATTCCGCAACATAATGAGAGTGTCGAAAATGAGAAATCGAAGTCGCCTAGCGGAAGCCCCAGCCCCACAAGGAGCAAGCTAGCGATTAGGcgaaatttccaacaaaagaGACTAGAAAACAAAGAGAG gtttAAAACTCATACATTAAGCGAAAGTAGTTTTGGCTCGCCTGAGTTGCTCGCAGCTTCCCCCTCCTGCGAAGGAAGCGATATCCATTCATTGGTGGAAAAAGAGGCTAACTTGGTATTGAAAACTATCAGAGACAGCAAATTACTTCAC GACGAGATGCTGGATAGTGAAACTCTGAGCCTGGTTTCAAATGATGAAGATTCGGAGCAAACCTTCAATGTGAACTACAAGACttatcacaaaagttggagtTTGAAAAAGCCGAACGTCCCGGCCATCGTTTCGCAATCACATGGACCAAGCCTACAACAAAACGGCAATTCTCTTGAACAAACCAAAAGTACCGTGGAAGTCGGAGAACTCTCAAGTTTAGAACCGCGCGAACTTCTCTCTTTAGAAAGCGTTAATTCGGACGAGGAAAATTGTCCGGGGCAAACCATCGTTAAGCCGAAGATTGTCAAACCCACTGTCACTGCGGCGTCCGAGGCTTCGGACGAGCCGGAAAATGAGGAACCGCCCAAAGGGATAAGAGGGAGACGGAAACCGTTGTATTCCAAAACAACGTCGGGCAGCAAAGTGGCGGCGAAGACGATAAAACCAGCAAGAACTATGGCAGCTTCCAATCTTGTTAAGAATGTGACTTCAACGATTAAATCGG gatCCGCCTTGAAAAACGTCGTAATCGCTCAACCTCATAAACCAGCTGCCGCCTCAAAACCGCCAGTACCGAGTCAAGTGAAATCTAGCGGTTACGGATTAATGCGAAATAGCGCCAACTCTAGCAATAAAGGTGCCTCCAACAGTAGAAGCAGCAGTGGAAATAATAGTCCAAAAAGCAGCCCCAGTCACACTGAAAAGGGCAGTTCGCCTTTAGAGCGACAAGGAACCTTCACCAAGGACGCCACCTCCGCACCCACGTCTAATGCTGTGAAGCAGCCATTAAG GACACCCGCTCCTCCGTCGAAAATACCGTCGTTTGCCCGGCAAATTGCGCGTGCAGTGACCAGTAAAATTCCAGCCAATATCAACCCCCCCAACCCAGTTGGTAGATCGAGCACAACAGCGAAGGCTTTGAGTGTCAATCGCACTAATAAAACCTCCAGGATCTACAACAG ATCCACTAGTGCGGACAGTAGGGAAACTGCCAAGAAAATACAGCCTTCTTCATCCACACAAAGCCTAAAGGGCGAGTCCCGGACTCCGCCCAACGGTGTCTTGAAGAAAACTGGCATTCCCAGTCCCGCCCCACGCTCCAACAGTAACGTGAGCGTGGCGTCAAACGGGAGCGCAAAGAAGCAAGTTACCAGTAAAATTGCCAGTTTATGGAAGAAAGTCGAAGAAAACAGAGGAAAACAGCAACCTGTTCAAG ATAAGAGGGTTTGGATGACTCCGTCAACAGTACAACAAAACGGAGTCAAAGAAGAATCAAACTTAATGGTTTCACCCGTTAACGAGTCGTAG